The sequence CTGGCGTGGACGACCGCAGAGCGGGATGCGGCGGACCGGTCCGGTCTGCTAAGGTTCATCGAGGTGGGAGGGATTCCGGTCGATGAAGTCATTTGCTGCGGGCCGCAAGGCGCGTTCCGCCCCGCTCTATTCCTCGCGCGGACCACGCTTTCCGGATCGGATCGTCGCGCTGTTCGCAGCGTGCAGCCGCACGAATCTCCGGGCCTGCCTCTTCCTGACCGGGCTGACGCTGGTGGCGTTGCTTCCCGGCTTCTTCTCGATTCCGCCCGTGGATCGGGATGGGGCCCGTTATGCACTTGTCAGCCGACACATGGCCGAGACGGGAAATCTGACGGATACGCGCCTCGGGTGGGAGCCCAAGCGCACTCAGGCGCTGGGACTGCACTGGCTGCAGGCCGGTGTGGTGAGGGCGGCCGAACTGGTCGGTATACCCGAAGCCCCCACCCGCATCTGGCTGTATCGCATCCCGTCTCTGGCGGCGGCGATCGCTGCGGTGCTGTTGACCTTCTGGGCCGCACTCGCCTTCATCCAGCGCCGCGCCGCCATGCTCGCCGGCAGCCTTATCGCGGCCAGCGTCGCGCTCGGCGTCGGGGGGCGGCTCGCCGTGCCGGAAGTGTTTCTCCTCGGCTCGGTGGCGGCAATGATGGGTGCGATGGCGCGGCTCTATCTGGCCGAGCGCCATGGTGAGGGAGGGGTTGCGTGGCAGCAATCCGCCCACGAGTCCCGTCTGGCGCTTGTGTTCTGGACGGCGTTGGCAATGGGGTTGTTCACCAAGGGGCTGGCGACACCGCTTTATGTCGTGTTGCCACTGGCGGCGCTGGTGGCGGTGGACCGCTCGGCGCTGTTCCTGCGGCGGGCACGCTCTTATGGTGGACTAGCCATTCTCCTTGTCGTGGTTGTGGGCTGGTTCCTTCTACGTCGCTATGGAATGCCGGAGACGCAGGCGGAGTTTGTCGCCCGCACGCTTCTCGGGCCGGTGGCCCGCGAATATCAGGGTTTCACCGGCCCGCCGGGCGTCTATCTCCTGCTGTTCTTCGTGATCTTCTGGCCGGCGGCGCCGCTAGCCGTGCTGGCGCTGCCGATCGTCTGGAAAGCGCGTCGCATCGGCACGGTGCGTTTCCTCTTGGCTTGGGTGGTGCCGGTCTGGTTGCTGTTTGAGATCCTGCCGACCAAGGTGCCCGCCTATGTGGCCCCGACTCTGCCGGCCATCGCCATTCTCATTGCCCTTGCCGTCGAGCGCGGGGCGCTGGCGCTGGGAAATATGCGGCTGACGCGCGTGCTGTGGCTGTGGCCGCTGATCGGGGCCGTCATCGCTGTCGGCGCGCTGCTTGGCATGGCCGTGTTTGACCGCACGACGAGCGTGCTGGCGTGGCCGCTACTGCTCGTCGGGTTCTTTGCCCTCGTCATCGCAGCCGCGTCGGTGCGCGAGTACGGCGTGGAGAAGGCGGCACTCACCGCCCTCGCCGGTATGCTGATTTCCGGCTTTGGCGTCATGCAACTCGTCCTGCCTAATATTGACAGTTTCTGGCTGGCGCCGCGCGTCGTTGCGGCCGCCGCGCGCGAGCCGTGCGGTGCCGGGACGGGCCCCATCGAGGTCGGCATCGCCGGCTATAATGAGCCGAGCTTTGCGCTGCTCATGCCGAACGCGCCCCGCTTCCTGGATGGGGCGGCGGCGGCGGACTTCCTCAAGGCCGGGGGCACCTGCCGGGTCGTCTTTGTCGAGCGACGCCAAGAGCCGCGCTTTGCCCGCCGAGCGGAAGCGATCGGCCTGCGCATCCAGCGCGGGGCCGATTTGCGCGGGTTCGACTACAACGGCCTGCGGGAAGTCCGGCTGGCCCCCTATCGGCCGGGCTGAAGCTCCCGCGCCCCGCCACCGCGGGCGGCTGTTCTCTCAGAGCGCCGCCGCCAGGGCGCGAAAGCCGCAATCGAGATCGGCAATCAGATCCGCAGGGTTCTCAAGGCCGATCTGCAGGCGGATCGCCGGGCCGCCCGGTTTCCACGCGGTAGCTGTGCGGTAGGCGCTGCAGTCAAAGGGAATGGCAAGGCTCTCATAGCCGCCCCAGCTATAGCCGAGGCCGAACAGGGCGAGATTGTCGAGAAAGGCATCCACCGCCGGCTTGGGAGCGGGCTGGAGGATGATGCTGAAAAGGCCGGAGGCGCCCTTGAAGTCGCGCTTCCACAAGCCATGGCCGGGATGCTCCGGCAGCGCCGGGTGCAGCACCTTCAGCACCTCTGGCCTCTCGGCGAGCCAGCGTGCCACCGTGAGCGCGGATTGCTGGTGGCGCTCAAGCCGCACCGCCATGGTGCGCAGCCCGCGCGAAGCCAGGAACGCATCCTCCGGCGCGACGGTGATGCCGAGGTCGCCATGGGTGACAAGAATTCGGCGGAACGTTTTCTCATTGGCGGAAATCGTACCGATGTTGAGGTCCGAATGGCCGCTCAGATATTTCGTGCCAGCCTGAATCGAGACATCCACGCCCAAGTCATGCGGACGCAAAAACAGCGGCGTTGCCCATGTATTGTCCATCAGCGTCGTGATGTTGCGCGCGGAGGCGGCGGCAACGATGGCGGGAATGTCTTGAATCTCGAAGGATTGCGAGCCGGGCGATTCGAGGAAGATTGCCCGCGTGTTCGGGCGAAGGAGGCCGGCGATGTCGCCGGCGATGAGCGGATCATAATAAGTGGTCTCGATGCCGTAGCGCGTCAGCACTTCGTCGCAAATCCGGCGTGTCGGCTGGTAGGCGCTGTCCACCATGAGCAGGTGATCGCCGGCTTTCAGCACGGCGAGCAGGGCGAGGCTTACAGCCGAAAGTCCCGATGGGGTGAGCACGACGCCGGCGCCACCTTCAAGCTGGGTGAGTGCGGTTTCCAGGCTCTCCACCGTCGGGTTGCCGCGCCGGCCGTAACTGTAGCGGCCGGTATGACCCTCGAGATCAGCGACGCTGGGAGACAGCACGGTCGATCCCCGGACGATGGGGGTGTTCACGAAGCCGTCATGGCGAAAGGGATCGCGGCCGGCGAGTACCAGTTCGGTTTCCACCGACAGCTTGCCGGGGAGGGAGGTTTTTGTCTTGTGCGCCATGGTTGTAGCCTGCTGGAGCCGATTTATCGAAGGTCGCATAGGGAAGGGAGCGCCGTTGCGCCGTCAAGCGCTTGACCGGGCCCGAATGCGGCGCTCTGATGACGCTGCGTTCGCTGCGGTGGTGCCAGAGGGGGGTCTTCTGGGCACTGTAAGACGAAGGACGCAGGCATGACAGGTCGCCAGAAACCATCTGCGGCATGCGAATTGCCTTACCGATCGCCCGTGCCGCCCCGCACCGTCGCGGCGGATACGTCAGCTCCAATCCGAATGAAGAAGGCTGCCACCATGAAACGCCTCCTCTCCACGCTCGCATTTGCCGGTGTGATGGGCCTTTCGGCCGTCGCCGCGCAGGCGCAGACCAAGCCGTCGAAGCTCGAGCAGGTGAAGTCGAAGGGCTTTGTCCAGTGCGGCGTGAGCCAGGGCCTGCCCGGCTTCTCCAACCCCAATGACAAGGGCGAATGGAGCGGCCTCGACGTGGAATTCTGCCGCGCCGTCGCGGCTGCCATCTTCGGCGACGCCACCAAGGTGAAGTTCACCCCGCTCTCGGCGAAGGATCGCTTCACCGCGCTGCAGTCCGGCGATATCGACATCCTGTCGCGCAACACGACATGGACCATCACCCGCGACACGTCGCTGGGGCTGAACTTCACCGGCGTCACCTATTATGACGGCCAGGGCTTCATGATCCGCAAGGACAAGAAGGTGAACTCGGCGCTCGAATTGTCCGGCGCCTCCGTCTGCACGCAGACCGGCACCACGACCGAGCAGAACCTTGCCGACTATTTCCGCGCGAACAACATGACCTATGAGGTCATTGCCTTCGCCACCAATGACGAGGTGGTCAAGGCCTATGACGCCGGTCGCTGCGACGTGCTCACCACCGATCGCTCGGGCCTTGCCGGTGAACGCCTCAAGCTGACCAACCCTGACGACCACATCGTGCTGCCGGAGATCATCTCCAAGGAGCCGCTCGGCCCGGTGGTCGCGCATGGCGATGACCAGTGGTTCGATATCGTCAAGTGGGTGCTCTTCGCGCAACTGAACGCGGAAGAGCTCGGCGTCAATTCCAAGAACGTCGACGACCAGCTCAAGAACGCCACCAACCCCGAGGTCAAGCGCCTGGTGGGCACCGAAGGCAAGTATGGCGAGGGGCTCGGCCTCGGCAATGACTGGGGCTACCTGATCATCAAGAACGTCGGCAATTATGGCGAGATGTATGACCGCACGGTTGGTCCCGACACCCCGCTCAAGCTGAGCCGCGGCCTGAACGCGCTGTGGAACAAGGGCGGCATCCAGTACGCCCCGCCGATCCGCTGACGCAAACACAATGGAGGCTCCCGCACGACGGGAGCCTCCCCGCTCCGGCAAAGCTGGCGGCAGTCCGGCGCCGGGGAGATCAGGGGCCTCGATCCGAGGCGAGGGGGACTATGACGGATTTGGCTGGGCCCGTCGGCGGGCACGAGAAGAGTTCATTCATCAACGATCCGAAGGTCCGCAGCATCGGCCTTCAGCTCATCGCCCTGATCGTGGTCATTTTTCTCGGCTGGAGCTTTGCCGAGAATGCCCGCGATAATCTGGCGGCGCAGAAGATCGCCACCGGTTTCGGCTTCCTGGACAATACGGCAGGCTTCGGCATCAACCAGACGCTGATCCCCTATTCCGAAACGTCGACCTATGGCCGCGCCTTTGTCGTCGGCTTGCTGAACACGATCCTGGTCGCCGTGGTCGGCATCTTCCTCGCAACGATCATCGGCTTCCTTGTTGGCATCGGGCGCCTGTCGAAGAACTTCATGGTGCGTACTATTTCGACGGTCTATGTCGAGGTGCTGCGCAATCTTCCGCCCCTGTTCCAGATCCTGTTCTGGTATCTCGCCGTGCTCAGCGCCATGCCGGGGCCACGCAACAGCATCAGCCTGTTCGGCGAGGTCTTCATCTCCAACCGCGGTATCATCATTCCCCGCCCGCTGTTCGGGGACGGGGCGGGCATCGTGCTGTGGTCGATCGGCTTCGCCCTTCTCGGCAGCATCCTGTTCCGACACTGGGCGGCGAGCCGGCAGGAGGAGACGGGCCGCCGGCTTCCGGTGCTGTGGGTGTCGCTCGCGCTGTTCATCGGCCTGCCGCTCGCGGCGATGATTGCGACGGGGTTTCCCATCAGCTTCGAAACGCCGGTCCTGAAGGGCTTCAATTTCGCCGGCGGCATCCAGGTCATTCCGGAATTCGTCGCACTGACGGTCGCGCTCGCAACTTATACCGCCGCGTTCATTGCCGAGAACGTGCGGGCCGGCATCCAGTCCGTCAGCCACGGCCAGACCGAAGCGGCGCATTCGCTCGGACTGCGCAACGGACAGACGCTGCGGCTGGTGGTCATCCCGCAGGCGATGCGGGTCATCATCCCGCCGCTGACGAGCCAGTATCTCAATCTGACCAAGAACTCCTCGCTCGCGGTCGGCATCGGTTATCCCGATCTCGTCGCGGTTTTCGCCGGCACGTCGCTGAACCAGACCGGCCAGGCGATCGAGATCATCGCCATCACCATGGGCGTCTATCTCCTGCTCTCGATCATTACAGCGATCATCATGAACGCCTACAACAAGCGCGTCGCGCTGGTGGAACGGTGAGGCGGCCATGAGTCTGACCTTCGACGACGGAACCTTCATCCGCAACGAGATGGCCCCGGTGCTGCCACCGCCCAAGCAGCGGATCGGCCCCATTGCCTGGATGCGGGAGAACCTGTTCTCCGGCATCTTCAATACCGTGCTGACCCTTCTCGGCATTCTGCTCGTGATCTGGGTTGTGCCGCCCTTTGTCCGCTTCATGTTTCTTGACGCGGTCTGGACCGGCGAGAACCGTGAAGCCTGTCTCGGCCCCCAGGTCGGGGCGTGCTGGCCGTTCATCGAGGCCAAGTTCGGCCAGTTGATCTATGGCTTCTACCCCATCGCCGAGCGTTGGCGGGTCGATATCGTCTTCGCCGCCGGCGCGCTGTTGCTGGTGCCGCTTCTGGTGCCGAGCTTCCCGTTCAAGCGTGTCGGATCGTTGCTGTTCTTCGTCGTTTATCCCGTGGTCGCCTTCGTGCTGCTGACCGGCGGCAATATTGACGCCTCCGCCTTCCTGTTGGAGCGCTTCGGGCTGATCGGGCCGCTGGTCGGGGATGTGCAGGTGGCTGGCATCAACCTCGCCTTCTGGGTCGACTTCGCGCTCACCGCGCTGCTGTTCATGGCCGCCATTGGCGGGCTGATCGCGGTGCTGGGAGGCAATGGCCGCTCCGCCGCCCGCACCACCCTGTTCGTCTTCCTGGCGCTAGGGGTGGTCATCTTCTGCTGGGACGTGGATGTCGGGCTCGATTATGTCGAGACCCGCCAGTGGGGCGGTCTCCTGGTGACGCTGGTGATCGCAGTGACCGGTATTGTCGCCTCGCTGCCGCTTGGCATCCTGCTGGCGCTCGGGCGGCGGTCGCAAATGCCGGTAGTCCGGTTGCTCTCGGTGATCTTCATCGAGTTCTGGCGCGGCGTGCCGCTGATCACGGTGTTGTTCTTCGCCACCTATATGCTGCCGCTGTTCCTGCCGCAGGGCACCAACCCGGATGCGCTGCTGCGGGCTCTGGTGGGCGTTGCGCTGTTCTCCGCGGCCTACATGGCCGAAGTGGTGCGCGGCGGGCTGCAGGCGATCTCCAAGGGGCAGTATGAGGGCGCGATGGCGGTGGGGCTGACCTGGAGCCAGATGATGCGCCTCATCATTCTGCCGCAGGCGCTCACCTTGGTCATTCCCGGCATCGTCAACAGCTTCATCAGCCTGTTCAAGGACACGACGCTGGTGCTGATCGTTTCGATCTTCGACTTCCTCGGCCAGTTGCGCGCCGCCTTTACCGACCCCAACTGGGCGACACCGGTCACCCTCTACACCGGCTTCGCCTTTGCCGGCGTGGTCTATTTCTTCTTCTGCTTCGGCATGTCACGCTATTCGCTCTTCGTCGAGCGGCGGCTCAACACCTCCCACCGGCATTGAGAAACGGAGAACCCATATGAGCGAGCTGCATTCGACCGTTTCCCCCGAGGCTCTTCACGCCGTCCACGCAACGCCAGGCCGGGAGGTCGCCGTCGATCTCGTCGGCGTGCACAAATGGTACGGCGAATTCCATGTGCTGAAGGACATCAATCTGAAAGTGCATCGCGGCGAGCGCATCGTCATCTGCGGGCCTTCGGGTTCGGGCAAGTCGACCATGATCCGCTGTATCAACCGGCTGGAAGAGCACCAGCAGGGCTCGATCATTGTCGATGGCATCGAGCTTACCAACGACCTCAAGCGCATTGACGAGATCCGCCGCGAGGTCGGCATGTGCTTCCAGCATTTCAACCTGTTTCCGCACCTCACTATTCTGGAAAATCTGACGCTCGCGCCGATCTGGGTCCGCAAGATGCCCAAGAAGGACGCGGACGAACTGGCGATGCACTTTCTCACCAAGGTGAAGATACCCGAGCAGGCCCACAAATATCCCGGCCAGCTTTCCGGCGGCCAGCAGCAGCGCGTTGCCATCGCCCGCGCCCTGTGCATGAAGCCGAAGATCATGCTGTTCGACGAACCGACCTCGGCGCTCGATCCAGAAATGGTCAAGGAAGTGCTGGAGACCATGGTGAGCCTGGCGGAAGAGGGCATGACCATGCTGTGCGTGACCCATGAAATGGGCTTCGCGCGTCAGGTAGCGAACCGGGTGATCTTCATGGATGCCGGGCAGATCATCGAGATGAACGAGCCGGAAGCGTTCTTCTCCAACCCGCAGCATGAGCGCACCAAGCTGTTCCTCAGCCAGATACTGCACTGAGAACCCGACCTGCACCCAGACATGGATGCGACCGAGTCGAACGGCCGGAGTGTGCACAGCGTTCCGGCCGTTTTCAGTTTGAGATTGGGCACGGCTGCGCGTCCGGCCTCAGCGCAGCCGTGCCCATATCAGTCTGCCGGGCCCGTCGCCACGGGCTTGTCTGAGGAACCCCATTCCGTCCAGGAGCCGTCATAGAGGGCGCTGGGCGGGGCGCCGATGGTCTCCAGCGCCAGCCACAGGATGGCAGCGGTCACACCCGAGCCGCAACTCGTTATGACTGGACGGGACAGGTCGATTCCGGCCGCCGCGACGGCTCGCCGAATGGAGACGGGGTCCGCCAAGCGGCCATCCTTCACAACCTCCGAAACCGGCAGGTTGCGGGCGCCGGGAATATGCCCTGGCCGGACGCCGGCCCGTGGTTCCGGTACCTCACCGCGGAAGCGCTCCGCCGCGCGTGCATCCAGCACCTGGACGCTGCGCGTTGCGAGGCGGTTAGCGACATCCTCGAGCGAGGCTACCCAGTCTCGGTCGAGCCGGGCATCGAAATGGGCCGGCAGATAGGGCGCCTCACCCGATTCGGTTGGGCGATCTTCCGCCAGCCACTTCGGAAACCCGCCGTCGAGGATCGCGACGTCCACTGCTCCGAAGGCGCGCAACGTCCACCATACGCGCGGTGCCGAGAACAGCCCCTGGGTGTCGTAAACGACAATTTTCATCTGCCGGCCAATGCCGAGCGATTCCATCGCTGCCCGAAACAGCGTTTCGGAAGGCAGCATGTGCGGCAACGGGCTCGACAGGTCGGATATGGCGTCAATGTCGAAGAACACGGCACCGGGAATATGCGCCTTGATATATTCCTCGCGCCCGTTCCGGCCCGTCGCAGGCATATGCCAGGAGCCGTCGACGATGACGAGGTTGGGCGCACCGAGATGAGCCGCCAACCATTCCGTCGACACGAAGCGGCTAACGTCGGGCAGATCGGTCTCGGGCATGGGGTCCTCCGCAGCCGCGTGCCATATTCATGCCCAGGCCAGCCGCACGCGGCGGTTCTGCTGGCCCTTCTTTTCGATCTTGGTCACCTGCACCGCGCCGATCTCGTCGAGGCTGCGCACATGGGTTCCGCCGCAGGGCTGCAGGTCGAGCCCCTCAATCTCGACCAGGCGCACCTTGCCGGTTCCCATGGGAGGCTTGACTGACATCGTCTTGACCAGGCCGGGATTGGCGAGCAGTTCGTCATCGGAAATCCAGCGTTCCGTCACCCGGCCCCCGGTGGCGATCATGGCGGCGAGCTTGGCCGTGATCGCCTCCTTGTCGAGACCGGCATCTGGAATATCGAAGTCGAGGCGGCTCTCCTCCTCGCCGATGGATCCACCCGTGACCGGAAAGGGCAGGGCGACAGACAGAAGATGGAGCGCGGTATGCATCCGCATGCGCTTATGACGTGTCGCCCAGTCCAGCCGCAGAACAACTGCTTCCCCCAATTCAGGAAGTTCTGCACCAGGCGACGGGACATGCACCACATCGACCTTGGAGGGGCCGTAGATCGCCGTTTCAACGGCAATCTCCCGGCCATCCGCGCGGAGCAGTGTGCCGCGGTCGCCCGGCTGACCGCCGGCGCTGGCATAGAAGACCGTACGATCCACCACGATCCCGCCCTCGGGCGTGAGCGCGGTGACGACGGCCGGCGTCTCGGTCCTGTAGGCGTCGTCGCGGAAGAGCAGGAGCGTAGCCATCACACCAGCACGTTGGGCACATCCACATGGCGCTCGAGCCACCCCGGAACGGGAAGGCCCTTCTCGCGCAGGAAGGCGGGGTTGAAGAGCTTCGATTGGTAGCGTGTGCCGAAGTCGCACAGCACCGTAACGATCGTGTGGCCGGGGCCCAGTTCCTTTGCCAGCCGGATCGCACCGGCGATATTGATGCCGGACGAGCCGCCGAGGCACAGTCCCTCATGTTCCAGCAGGTCGAACACGATCTGCACCGCTTCAGCGTCGGCGATCTGATAGGCGCAGTCGATGGGGGCACCCTCCAGATTGGCGGTAATGCGGCCCTGGCCGATGCCTTCGGTAATGGACGAGCCTTCGGCCTTGAGCTCGCCGGTGGTGTAGTAACTGTACAATGCGGCGCCGAAGGGGTCGGCGAGGCCGATGCGGATGGCAGGATTGCGCGACTTGAGCGCGATGCCCGTGCCCGCCAACGTGCCCCCTGTGCCGACGGCACAGACAAAGCCGTCCACCTTGCCATCGGTTTGTGCCCAGATCTCGGGTCCCGTCGTCTCGATATGGGCGAGGCGGTTCGCCACATTGTCGAACTGGTTGGCCCAGATGGCGCCGTTCGGCTCCGTCGCGGCCAGCGCCTCCGCCAGTCGGCCGGAAACCTTCACATAGTTGTTCGGGTTGGCGTAGCCGACCGCCGGCACTTCCACCAAAGTGGCACCGGCGAGGCGCAGCATGTCCTTCTTTTCCTGGCTCTGCGTCTCGGGGATGACAATCACAGAACGATAGCCGAGCGCATTGCCCACCAGCGCCAGACCGATGCCGGTATTGCCCGCCGTGCCCTCGACAATGACACCGCCGGGACGAAGCTGGCCGCGCGCCACCGCGTCCTGGATGATGAACAGCGCCGCACGGTCCTTGACCGACTGGCCCGGATTCAAAAACTCCGCTTTGCCGAGAATGGTGCAGCCCGTCGCCTCGGAGGCTTGCTTGAGCTTGATGAGCGGCGTGTTGCCGATCGCCTCGACGAGGCCGTTACGGAGTTCCATGGACCTGTTTCTTTTGCCTATTCGAAGGTCCACGAAAGTAGTGATCCGTGCCGGGCTCGGCAACCGGCCGTCCGGCTAATCCCCGCGAATGGCCTGAAACCGCTCAAGCGCCCGGTCGCGGGCAAGCGCGTGGTTGACGATGGGGCGGGGATAGGTGTCGCCCAAGCGAACGCCCGCCTGCCGCAGCACCTCGGGCGTGGCCTCCCATGGGCGGTGAATCGTCTCAGACGGGAGGGCTGCGAGCTCAGGCACGTAGCGCCGGACATAGTCGCCCGATGGATCGAACTTCTCGCCCTGTGCGACCGGATTGAAGATGCGGAAATAAGGAGCGGCGTCTGCGCCCGAGCCGGCGACCCATTGCCAACTCGCCGGATTGTTCGCGGGATCGGCGTCGACAAGCGTGTCCCAGAACCACGCTTCTCCCCGGCGCCAGTCGGTCAGGCAGTGCTTGATGAGGAATGAGGCAGCCACCATGCGCACCCGATTATGCATCCAGCCGGTCTGCCAGAGTTGCCGCATGCCGGCATCGACAATGGGATAGCCGGTCATCCCGCGCTGCCAGGCGCGCAGAAGCGCGGGCGTGTCCTCCCACGCGAAAGCGTCGAAGCGATTGTTGAAATTGGCAGTGCCAATCTCGGGAAAGTGGAACAGCAGATGATAGCTGAACTCCCGCCAATAGACTTCGGAGACGAATTTCTCCACGTCGCGCGTCGCGGCGCTGCCGTCCGCTTCGGCGTGTCGCAACGCGGCGAGAACACGATGCGGCGAAATCTCACCAAAGCGCAGATGCGGAGAAAGGCGGGATGTCGACGGAAGATCCGGCCGGTCGCGCCGCTCCGCATAGCCGGAGATGGCGCCGTCGATGAAGCCGGTAAGCGCCTCCCGAGCGCCTTCCTCTCCTGGTGTCCAGGCGGCGCGCAGACCACCCGCCCAGTCGGGCGACCTTGGCTCCAGATCCCAGTCCTCCAGCCGCTCGTTGGCGGGCAGATGACCGAAGCGCCAGTGCGCCCCGGGCCGTGACGGCATGCGGAGCGTCATCATCCGCGCACGGCGATAGAATGGCGTGAACACACGAAAAGGCCCGCCGGACTGCGTCTCGACCTTCCACGGCTCATGAAGGAGATTGCCGCCGAAGCTCTCCGCGGCGATGCCATTTTGGCAGAGGGTGGACTTCACGGCAGTGTCGACAGCGATCTCGGCCGCGCCATAGCGCCGGTTCCAATAGACCGTGTGGGCGTTCACCTCTCGCGCCAGACGGGTGAGCGTGTTGAGAGCCGGCCCGCGCCGCAGGAGCAACTCTCCCCCTTTGGCCATGACCGCGGCTTCCAAAGCCTTGAGCGAACGGCCGAGCCACCAGCGGGCGGCGCCACCGAGCGGGCGCTGCCCGGAGGTCTCTTCGTCATGAATGAAGACAAGCAGCAATGGACACCCGCTCGCCTGCGCCGCATGGAGCGCCGGATTGTCATCGAGACGCAGATCGTCGCGAAACCAGACAAGGGCGACGCGGTCGAGGGAGGAGGGCATGGAGCATTTCCCGCTGTGTCGGCTTTGTACGCAACCGCACGGGAGGCCGATCAGTCTTTCGAGTCACATCACCACAAACGTTGCAGATGGCGACCGCAAGGCAGGTGCCGCGCTGGGGACGGGAACTTGGGGGCAGATGAAAAGCCGCTTCGCGCTGCGCCTCACAGGGCGGGTATTCGCCAGCTTGCCGCGAAACCACAGGCTGTGCGGCCGCGGGGCCGCACCTGCGCGCCGACTCAGTAATCCCACTGGGCGCCGATGCCGACCTCGGCGGCACCGTCGGCACCCGTGGCCCCTTGCAGGCGGATGTGCCGGGTCACATCAACATCGACCGTGACCCGGCTCGATCCCGCCGATGTGCCCTGGCGCACACCGAGATAGATATTGTCGTTGAGCCGGCGGCCGAGGCCGACCTGGCCGCCGGTGCCTTCCGCATTGGTGCCGAGTTCGAGACTGTCGACGCCAAGCGAGCGGCGGACATTCTCCAGCACTCCGGCACCACCGGAAAACTGCGCCGCTGCCTGCGCAAGCTGCAGGGCCTGTCCGCTATTGAGCGACCCGGCGGAACGGCCGAACAGCAGGCGCGAGATCACCTCGTCCTGCGGCAGGGTGGGCGTTGAGGAGAAGCTGACCACCGGCCGGGAGGCCGGTCCCGAGACCAGAACGCGGGCGGTGATGTCCGTCGTGGTCGTTTCGGCGACGAAATCGAGTTCCGGGTCGGTCGTGCCGGTGAAGGTGATGGTGCCCCGCGTGAAGGTCAGGCGCCGACCGCCGAAATCGAAGGAGCCACGCCTAAGCTGGAAGGCGCCCAGCGTCACCGGCGCCCGGGTGGTCCCGCTTAGCTTCAGCTCGCCGCCAAGCTGAGCCTCAATGCCGAGGCCGCGCACGAACACGTTGTTGTTCGGGGCCGACAGCACGAGGTCGAGCGCTACGCCGTCGCGGCTCGGAGCGGGCGCGCCTTGCTGACGCTGAACGGTGGGACTCTTGCGCTTGAACTCGGCGCCAGCGTTGACATGGCGGACATTCAGATCCTGCACCCCGCCGGGGAAACGGTCCGGCACGTTAATGTCGAGGGCGCGGAGCACCAGCCTTCCGGTCAGACGCGGGCCGTTGAGAAACGCGCCCTCAATACCGAGGCGGCCTTCCGCAACCAGTCGCATGAGGTCGCTGTTCACCAGCGCGGCGTTGGCGAGATCGAGGTCGATGCGGCCGGGATAGCCGGCGGCCGGATCGAGCGCGACATTGCCGCGACCGGTAATGCTGCCACCATTCGTGGTCGCAGCGCGGAAGCTGGTGATCGTCACCGAGCGGTCGGTGCCGGTCAGCACGGCATCAATGTTGCTCAGCGCAACGCCATTGACGGAGTCATCGAACCGGCCGCCGCTCACCCGCACCGTTCCACCGGCGCGGGGCGCGGACGCCGTGCCGCGCAGCGTCGCGTCGACATTGGCGATGCCGGTGACGCGCGCGCCGGTAACGGCGAGCATCGGATTGGCGATGGCGAGGTTGATCGCGCCACGCAAGGCAAGGTCCAGCTCGCCCGGGCCCAGGGGAACCGAGCCGCTGACGACAAAGTTCTGCACGTTCGCGCCGGCAATGGTCGCACGCACCTGCGCGCGGCCATTGCCCAGCGTGCCATTGGCCGTGATATCGAACGGCCCGGCGCCGGAATTTGCAAGATCCGGGTGGGAGAGGCGGGTTAGGCGGAGGTCGAACGGGCCAGTGGGTGCAGTGAGGGTGCCACCGAGGCGCGCCGTGCCCG is a genomic window of Ancylobacter sp. IITR112 containing:
- a CDS encoding ArnT family glycosyltransferase yields the protein MKSFAAGRKARSAPLYSSRGPRFPDRIVALFAACSRTNLRACLFLTGLTLVALLPGFFSIPPVDRDGARYALVSRHMAETGNLTDTRLGWEPKRTQALGLHWLQAGVVRAAELVGIPEAPTRIWLYRIPSLAAAIAAVLLTFWAALAFIQRRAAMLAGSLIAASVALGVGGRLAVPEVFLLGSVAAMMGAMARLYLAERHGEGGVAWQQSAHESRLALVFWTALAMGLFTKGLATPLYVVLPLAALVAVDRSALFLRRARSYGGLAILLVVVVGWFLLRRYGMPETQAEFVARTLLGPVAREYQGFTGPPGVYLLLFFVIFWPAAPLAVLALPIVWKARRIGTVRFLLAWVVPVWLLFEILPTKVPAYVAPTLPAIAILIALAVERGALALGNMRLTRVLWLWPLIGAVIAVGALLGMAVFDRTTSVLAWPLLLVGFFALVIAAASVREYGVEKAALTALAGMLISGFGVMQLVLPNIDSFWLAPRVVAAAAREPCGAGTGPIEVGIAGYNEPSFALLMPNAPRFLDGAAAADFLKAGGTCRVVFVERRQEPRFARRAEAIGLRIQRGADLRGFDYNGLREVRLAPYRPG
- the metC gene encoding cystathionine beta-lyase, whose translation is MAHKTKTSLPGKLSVETELVLAGRDPFRHDGFVNTPIVRGSTVLSPSVADLEGHTGRYSYGRRGNPTVESLETALTQLEGGAGVVLTPSGLSAVSLALLAVLKAGDHLLMVDSAYQPTRRICDEVLTRYGIETTYYDPLIAGDIAGLLRPNTRAIFLESPGSQSFEIQDIPAIVAAASARNITTLMDNTWATPLFLRPHDLGVDVSIQAGTKYLSGHSDLNIGTISANEKTFRRILVTHGDLGITVAPEDAFLASRGLRTMAVRLERHQQSALTVARWLAERPEVLKVLHPALPEHPGHGLWKRDFKGASGLFSIILQPAPKPAVDAFLDNLALFGLGYSWGGYESLAIPFDCSAYRTATAWKPGGPAIRLQIGLENPADLIADLDCGFRALAAAL
- a CDS encoding amino acid ABC transporter substrate-binding protein, yielding MKRLLSTLAFAGVMGLSAVAAQAQTKPSKLEQVKSKGFVQCGVSQGLPGFSNPNDKGEWSGLDVEFCRAVAAAIFGDATKVKFTPLSAKDRFTALQSGDIDILSRNTTWTITRDTSLGLNFTGVTYYDGQGFMIRKDKKVNSALELSGASVCTQTGTTTEQNLADYFRANNMTYEVIAFATNDEVVKAYDAGRCDVLTTDRSGLAGERLKLTNPDDHIVLPEIISKEPLGPVVAHGDDQWFDIVKWVLFAQLNAEELGVNSKNVDDQLKNATNPEVKRLVGTEGKYGEGLGLGNDWGYLIIKNVGNYGEMYDRTVGPDTPLKLSRGLNALWNKGGIQYAPPIR
- a CDS encoding amino acid ABC transporter permease is translated as MTDLAGPVGGHEKSSFINDPKVRSIGLQLIALIVVIFLGWSFAENARDNLAAQKIATGFGFLDNTAGFGINQTLIPYSETSTYGRAFVVGLLNTILVAVVGIFLATIIGFLVGIGRLSKNFMVRTISTVYVEVLRNLPPLFQILFWYLAVLSAMPGPRNSISLFGEVFISNRGIIIPRPLFGDGAGIVLWSIGFALLGSILFRHWAASRQEETGRRLPVLWVSLALFIGLPLAAMIATGFPISFETPVLKGFNFAGGIQVIPEFVALTVALATYTAAFIAENVRAGIQSVSHGQTEAAHSLGLRNGQTLRLVVIPQAMRVIIPPLTSQYLNLTKNSSLAVGIGYPDLVAVFAGTSLNQTGQAIEIIAITMGVYLLLSIITAIIMNAYNKRVALVER